A single genomic interval of Nitratidesulfovibrio sp. SRB-5 harbors:
- a CDS encoding pilus assembly protein TadG-related protein yields the protein MAMLMAVLLPVVLGLAGLGIDSGMLYLAHNRLQGAVDAAALAGSLELPYDPQLDKGLVKGAVNQYMAANYPAAVLKGVTPGTEERSVTVKAEATVDTIFMGALGIGSSTVRAQATAGYNNLEVVFVIDNTGSMKGTAIQQANAAATQLAELIMPDGMETSVKVGLVPFRGKVHIPAGVDGLADGCRNADGTLAPSWILEEYKQTKYRYPTGSSLNVPKGTCDSIPRVQALTSSRTTIVSAIAKQDALGDASGTVISEGIKWGRHVLTPEAPFTQGSSNKDMRKVMIVLTDGDTEDGKCGGNYALNYTPNAYWTNAYYGMFDMNTHCENGGKLNAAMLSEAQIAKDKGIEVFAIRYGDSDSTDISLMKAIASSKAGTDDHYYNAPSAYDLEEIFKKIGRQLGWRLLR from the coding sequence ATGGCCATGCTGATGGCCGTGCTGCTGCCCGTGGTGCTGGGCCTTGCCGGCCTTGGCATCGATTCGGGCATGCTCTACCTCGCGCACAACCGCCTGCAAGGGGCCGTGGATGCGGCAGCCCTGGCGGGCAGCCTGGAACTTCCCTACGACCCGCAACTGGACAAGGGGCTGGTGAAGGGCGCCGTGAACCAGTACATGGCCGCCAACTACCCCGCCGCCGTGCTGAAGGGCGTCACCCCCGGCACCGAGGAACGCAGCGTCACCGTGAAGGCAGAGGCCACCGTGGACACCATCTTCATGGGTGCCCTTGGCATCGGGTCGAGCACGGTGCGCGCCCAGGCCACCGCCGGGTACAACAACCTGGAAGTGGTCTTCGTCATCGACAACACCGGCTCCATGAAGGGCACGGCCATCCAGCAGGCCAACGCGGCCGCCACCCAGCTTGCCGAGCTGATAATGCCCGACGGCATGGAAACCTCGGTCAAGGTGGGGCTGGTACCCTTCCGGGGCAAGGTGCACATTCCCGCGGGCGTGGACGGCCTGGCCGACGGCTGCCGCAACGCCGACGGCACCCTGGCGCCCTCGTGGATCCTGGAAGAGTACAAGCAGACCAAGTACCGCTACCCCACGGGTTCGTCACTCAACGTGCCCAAGGGCACCTGCGACAGCATTCCGCGCGTGCAGGCCCTGACCAGCAGCCGCACCACCATCGTCAGCGCCATCGCCAAGCAGGACGCCCTGGGCGATGCCTCGGGCACCGTCATCTCCGAAGGCATCAAGTGGGGGCGTCATGTGCTCACCCCCGAGGCGCCGTTCACCCAGGGCTCGTCCAACAAGGACATGCGCAAGGTGATGATCGTGCTGACCGACGGCGATACCGAGGACGGCAAGTGCGGCGGCAACTACGCCCTGAACTACACGCCCAACGCCTACTGGACCAACGCCTACTACGGCATGTTCGACATGAACACCCACTGCGAGAACGGCGGCAAGCTGAACGCGGCCATGCTGAGCGAGGCGCAGATCGCCAAGGACAAGGGCATAGAGGTCTTTGCCATCCGCTACGGCGATTCCGACTCCACGGACATCAGCCTGATGAAGGCCATCGCCTCCAGCAAGGCGGGTACGGACGACCACTACTACAACGCGCCCTCTGCCTACGACCTTGAAGAAATCTTCAAGAAGATCGGTCGGCAGCTTGGCTGGCGGTTGCTGCGCTAG
- a CDS encoding type II secretion system F family protein — protein sequence MPFDETMIPFLAALLASGAVLLVAHALRGMFGNRQRVQRMHGRLTRHAAGARAVAVAAPALPESPFSSLKAALNAVAERVGQKVVKDDGEEVSEAGLALVRAGYRNRRAPLVFWGVKAGLTLCGLLLGLVVRLLAGNDIPLGMVALLFICPAVVGLYAPNVWLSRRIKARRLDIINSLPDALDLLVVCVEAGMGLDQAFSRVAREMAATNPVLAEELNLVILELRAGKSRAEALKNLAARVALEDVNSLVTLIVQADAFGTSISSTLRVYSDTMRTTRFQRAEEIAAKMPVKLLFPLVFCILPALFVTIMGPAFIKLMQVFAQMGQ from the coding sequence ATGCCGTTCGACGAAACCATGATCCCCTTCCTGGCCGCCCTGCTGGCCTCCGGCGCGGTATTGCTGGTGGCGCACGCCCTGCGCGGCATGTTCGGCAACCGCCAGCGGGTGCAGCGCATGCATGGCCGCCTCACCCGGCACGCGGCTGGCGCCCGTGCCGTGGCCGTGGCCGCCCCGGCCCTGCCGGAATCCCCCTTTTCCTCCCTGAAGGCCGCGCTGAACGCCGTGGCCGAACGGGTGGGGCAAAAGGTGGTCAAGGATGACGGCGAAGAAGTGAGCGAGGCGGGGCTCGCGCTGGTGCGCGCGGGCTATCGCAACCGCCGCGCCCCGCTGGTTTTCTGGGGCGTCAAGGCCGGGCTGACCCTGTGCGGCCTGCTGCTGGGCCTGGTGGTCCGCCTGCTGGCGGGCAACGACATTCCCCTGGGCATGGTGGCGCTGCTGTTCATCTGCCCGGCGGTGGTGGGCCTGTACGCACCCAACGTATGGCTGTCGCGGCGCATCAAGGCGCGCAGGCTGGACATCATCAACTCGCTGCCCGACGCGCTGGACCTGCTGGTGGTTTGCGTGGAGGCGGGCATGGGCCTGGACCAGGCGTTCTCCCGCGTGGCCCGCGAAATGGCGGCCACCAACCCGGTGCTGGCCGAAGAACTGAACCTGGTCATCCTGGAGCTGCGCGCGGGCAAGTCGCGCGCCGAGGCCCTGAAGAACCTGGCCGCGCGCGTGGCGCTGGAAGACGTGAACAGCCTTGTCACGCTCATCGTGCAGGCGGATGCCTTCGGCACCAGCATTTCCAGCACGCTGCGCGTCTACTCCGACACCATGCGCACCACGCGCTTCCAGCGGGCCGAGGAAATTGCCGCCAAGATGCCGGTGAAGCTGCTGTTCCCGCTGGTGTTCTGCATTCTTCCGGCCCTGTTCGTGACCATCATGGGGCCCGCGTTCATCAAGCTGATGCAGGTTTTCGCCCAGATGGGCCAATAG
- a CDS encoding tetratricopeptide repeat protein yields MTARTATHPALALLALCALLLAGCGAQQITRGSNLSLMERYHSSKDLLHDGEGVEPTPQADAMNAQEHLQRGLVFLSQDRPELAFEQFSRACQLDPKLAEARYQRGALLVARGVPIEARADIDAALSLAPDNARAWETAGMLSFAEGNLTEAKSRFERALTLDPRLAGAASHLGAIHNYQGQPDKALALFVRALEQMPRSGELHNNAGIAQAMLGNDAAAVDHFRAAITYGAPGSRVWNNMGLSLCRLGRYDEAFEAFRNAGGEAAAHNNLGVYLSQQGEHALALYHLQRALEVEPRYYARAAENLKRARLAARIAQGQGPAATTAVPLPMSGPDTGVTGAAGPGPIPGAPGVATPVTLPPSSTPLKARATPAAVREGELRDGK; encoded by the coding sequence ATGACCGCCCGCACCGCCACCCATCCCGCCCTTGCCCTGCTGGCGCTCTGCGCCCTGCTGCTTGCAGGTTGCGGCGCGCAGCAGATCACGCGCGGCTCCAACCTTTCGCTGATGGAACGCTACCACAGCAGCAAGGATCTGCTGCACGACGGCGAGGGGGTGGAGCCCACTCCCCAGGCTGATGCCATGAACGCCCAGGAACACTTGCAGCGCGGCCTGGTTTTCCTGTCGCAGGACCGCCCGGAACTGGCCTTCGAGCAATTCAGCCGGGCCTGCCAGCTTGATCCCAAGCTGGCCGAGGCACGTTACCAGCGCGGCGCGCTGCTGGTGGCGCGGGGCGTGCCCATCGAGGCGCGGGCGGACATCGACGCCGCCCTCTCCCTGGCCCCGGACAATGCCCGGGCCTGGGAAACGGCGGGCATGCTCAGCTTTGCCGAGGGCAACCTGACCGAGGCCAAGAGCCGCTTCGAGCGGGCGCTGACGCTGGACCCCCGCCTTGCCGGGGCGGCCAGCCACCTTGGCGCCATCCACAATTACCAGGGGCAGCCGGACAAGGCCCTGGCCCTGTTCGTGCGGGCGCTGGAACAGATGCCCCGTTCGGGCGAGCTGCACAACAACGCGGGCATCGCGCAAGCCATGCTGGGCAACGACGCCGCCGCCGTGGACCACTTCCGCGCCGCCATCACCTACGGCGCGCCCGGCAGCCGGGTGTGGAACAACATGGGCCTGTCGCTGTGCCGCCTGGGCCGCTACGACGAGGCCTTCGAGGCGTTCCGCAACGCCGGGGGCGAAGCCGCCGCGCACAACAACCTGGGTGTGTACCTTTCGCAGCAGGGCGAGCATGCCCTGGCCCTGTACCACCTGCAACGCGCCCTGGAAGTGGAGCCCCGCTACTACGCCCGCGCGGCGGAAAACCTGAAGCGCGCCCGCCTGGCCGCGCGCATCGCGCAGGGGCAGGGTCCGGCTGCGACCACCGCCGTGCCGCTGCCCATGTCCGGTCCCGACACGGGGGTCACGGGGGCCGCCGGGCCTGGTCCCATCCCGGGCGCGCCCGGAGTCGCCACCCCGGTGACGCTGCCGCCTTCGTCCACCCCGCTGAAGGCCCGCGCCACCCCTGCCGCCGTGCGCGAAGGCGAACTACGCGACGGCAAGTAG
- a CDS encoding TadE/TadG family type IV pilus assembly protein: MFETRNTMPPVPPGGTRRGLRHLPSSRALAQRGLAALEVALMLPVIAALLYVLVEGGNTIRAYSALTEASRAGARHVVMNDDVAGVQPFVRSLATTLDPNALTATAVKDTGKQMVTVTVKYAYKSVFTSNPYNGDPNDALYTFSASTSMPTP; encoded by the coding sequence ATGTTCGAAACACGCAACACCATGCCACCGGTCCCACCCGGCGGAACGCGCAGAGGGCTGCGCCACCTTCCGTCGTCGCGGGCGCTGGCCCAGCGCGGCCTGGCCGCGCTGGAAGTGGCCCTGATGCTGCCGGTCATCGCGGCACTGCTCTACGTGCTGGTGGAGGGAGGCAACACCATCCGCGCCTACTCCGCCCTGACCGAAGCCAGCCGCGCAGGCGCGCGCCACGTGGTCATGAACGACGACGTGGCGGGCGTGCAGCCATTTGTCCGCTCGCTGGCCACCACGCTTGACCCCAATGCCCTGACGGCCACCGCCGTCAAGGACACGGGCAAGCAGATGGTCACGGTAACCGTGAAGTATGCCTACAAGTCGGTATTCACGAGCAATCCCTACAACGGAGACCCCAATGACGCGCTCTACACGTTTTCCGCAAGCACCAGCATGCCCACGCCGTAA
- a CDS encoding TadE/TadG family type IV pilus assembly protein produces the protein MRACRIWPLRLWRGEGGVGSLEVAFMLPVLLAMLFGLVEFGYNLFARSTVEKAAQVGARFAITGEGFDTGNRVALIKEAARPLTQVLSGASGTGVTILVRSYPNGTGAAAVENSGGDPCQTVEVQVDYRYAPLTPLVGSLLPAQITVTGRERMVNEPWAICK, from the coding sequence ATGCGTGCATGCCGCATATGGCCATTGCGTCTGTGGCGCGGTGAAGGCGGGGTCGGTTCGCTGGAGGTGGCGTTCATGCTGCCGGTGCTGCTGGCCATGCTCTTCGGCCTTGTGGAATTCGGCTACAACCTCTTTGCCCGCTCCACCGTGGAAAAGGCCGCGCAGGTGGGGGCGCGCTTCGCCATCACCGGCGAAGGCTTCGACACCGGCAACCGGGTGGCATTGATCAAGGAAGCGGCCCGGCCCCTTACCCAGGTGCTGTCCGGCGCCTCGGGCACGGGCGTGACCATCCTGGTGCGCAGCTATCCCAACGGCACCGGGGCAGCCGCCGTGGAAAACAGCGGCGGCGACCCCTGCCAGACGGTGGAGGTGCAGGTGGACTACCGCTACGCGCCGCTGACGCCGCTGGTGGGTTCGCTGCTGCCAGCGCAGATTACCGTCACCGGGCGCGAACGCATGGTCAACGAACCCTGGGCCATCTGCAAATGA
- a CDS encoding ATP-binding protein gives MPTHGGPPRFAGVARSAIMRDTAVTICLSASPADTLAASPRPGPVPGQPDMPADMPDILMPEWPASARVPARRAAALALLAETALGVHPVAHRATTHGPTTRCPATHREAMSAPPPPPSIGTSGHTSGQDATASRAARLSLLIVSEFEEFARGLVARLAACGLEPSYMLAETPFELSRLITEEPWDMVVAESEAPGMTWQEVLMLVRGVREDVPFVLVAPAADEGLALEAVREGADEVLCADDWHLGPAFMRLVREAERRRTLSVHWREINRDARQWRGMVEGTVLGIFRCRPWGELISANPAFADMFGYPSPDALFEAIRSGGAAGVAPGTTMPEGWLPGGFLDRATLDRMLNTLRDEGEVRDFETPARRADGSTFWISVNARVQRGSTGEISGIEGTVEDIDRRKAVENMIIRAKQEWEKTFDSVPDIIMIMDAGQRVRRSNMALGRLLGLHPKDLVGRHCNDVLGASVMADDVCAAIRGMPWGESRTEELYLPSLGGHFLVTLSPFLADSQYDGEPVREGDAPGTVLVAHDISSRKQLEARLRQAQKMEAIGTLAGGIAHDFNNILGVMMGYTEMSLDQTEEGDAQHRRLTEVLAAGRRARDLIRQILTFSRQEEPSRLPLPPLAPIKETVRLLRATLPANVDIRLDLAETGPLLANLSQLQQVIMNLCANAAHAMKEHGGVLHLALDAVELDEDEAAARSLPAPGGYARLRVRDTGHGIPPDIMENIFDPFFTTKKPDEGTGMGLALVHGIVTAHGGAVAVQSTVGVGTEFEVLLPLAPQAGEEAATRADSAHSGSGLALVVDDEAPLAAIMGAMLEKLGYRAVVTANPQDALERFRADPASWRLVVTDQTMPGMTGTELTRQMRALRPDLPVVLCSGFSEGLGHDAAMEAGVSMMLAKPLLRADLAAALSELGLENGKG, from the coding sequence ATGCCCACGCACGGCGGGCCACCCCGCTTTGCGGGCGTGGCCCGTTCTGCTATCATGCGGGACACGGCGGTCACCATCTGCCTCTCCGCCAGTCCGGCGGACACGCTGGCGGCCAGCCCCAGGCCCGGCCCGGTGCCCGGCCAGCCGGACATGCCGGCGGACATGCCCGACATCCTGATGCCGGAATGGCCAGCGTCCGCGCGTGTTCCGGCACGGCGGGCAGCCGCCCTTGCCCTGCTTGCGGAAACCGCACTCGGCGTCCACCCGGTTGCCCACCGGGCCACTACCCACGGCCCCACCACCCGCTGTCCAGCTACCCACAGGGAAGCCATGTCCGCACCACCGCCGCCCCCATCCATCGGCACGTCCGGCCACACGTCCGGACAGGACGCCACGGCATCGCGCGCGGCGCGGCTCAGCCTGCTCATCGTCTCCGAGTTCGAGGAATTCGCGCGCGGGCTGGTGGCGCGGCTTGCGGCCTGCGGGCTGGAGCCTTCGTACATGCTGGCCGAAACGCCGTTCGAGCTTTCGCGCCTGATCACCGAAGAACCGTGGGACATGGTGGTGGCCGAATCCGAAGCCCCCGGCATGACATGGCAGGAAGTGCTGATGCTGGTGCGCGGGGTGCGCGAGGACGTGCCCTTCGTGCTGGTGGCCCCCGCCGCCGACGAAGGGCTGGCCCTGGAGGCCGTGCGCGAAGGCGCGGACGAGGTGCTCTGCGCCGACGACTGGCACCTTGGCCCGGCCTTCATGCGCCTGGTACGCGAGGCGGAGCGACGGCGCACCCTTTCCGTGCACTGGCGCGAGATAAACCGCGATGCCCGGCAGTGGCGCGGCATGGTGGAAGGCACCGTGCTCGGCATCTTCCGCTGCCGCCCCTGGGGCGAACTGATCAGCGCCAACCCCGCCTTTGCCGACATGTTCGGCTATCCCTCGCCCGATGCGCTGTTCGAGGCCATCCGGTCCGGCGGCGCAGCCGGTGTCGCGCCCGGAACCACCATGCCGGAGGGCTGGCTGCCCGGCGGCTTTCTGGACCGGGCCACACTGGACCGCATGCTGAACACCCTGCGTGACGAAGGCGAGGTGCGCGACTTCGAAACCCCGGCCCGCCGGGCCGACGGCTCCACCTTCTGGATTTCGGTGAACGCCCGCGTGCAGCGCGGCTCCACCGGCGAAATTTCCGGCATCGAAGGCACGGTGGAAGATATCGACCGCCGCAAGGCCGTGGAAAACATGATTATCCGCGCCAAGCAGGAATGGGAGAAAACCTTCGACAGCGTGCCCGACATCATCATGATCATGGACGCGGGCCAGCGGGTGCGGCGCAGCAACATGGCCCTGGGCAGGCTGCTGGGCCTGCACCCCAAGGATCTGGTGGGACGCCACTGCAACGACGTGCTGGGCGCGTCCGTCATGGCCGACGACGTGTGCGCGGCCATCCGGGGCATGCCCTGGGGCGAAAGCCGCACCGAGGAACTGTACCTGCCCAGCCTTGGCGGGCACTTTCTGGTCACCCTGTCGCCCTTCCTTGCCGACAGCCAGTACGACGGCGAACCGGTCCGCGAAGGGGACGCGCCCGGCACGGTACTGGTGGCGCACGACATCAGCAGCCGCAAGCAGCTGGAAGCCCGGCTGCGCCAGGCCCAGAAGATGGAGGCCATCGGCACGCTGGCCGGGGGCATCGCCCACGATTTCAACAACATCCTGGGTGTGATGATGGGCTACACGGAAATGAGCCTGGACCAGACCGAAGAAGGCGATGCCCAGCACCGCCGCCTGACCGAGGTGCTGGCCGCCGGACGCCGCGCGCGCGACCTGATCCGCCAGATACTCACCTTCAGCCGGCAGGAGGAGCCATCCCGCCTGCCGCTGCCGCCACTGGCCCCCATCAAGGAAACGGTGCGCCTGTTGCGCGCCACCCTGCCCGCCAACGTGGACATCCGCCTGGACCTGGCCGAGACAGGCCCGCTGCTGGCCAACCTGAGCCAGTTGCAACAGGTGATCATGAACCTGTGCGCCAACGCGGCCCACGCCATGAAGGAACACGGCGGGGTGCTGCATCTGGCGCTGGACGCGGTGGAACTGGACGAGGACGAGGCCGCCGCCCGTTCGCTGCCCGCCCCCGGCGGCTACGCCCGGCTGCGCGTGCGCGACACGGGCCACGGCATCCCCCCGGACATCATGGAGAACATCTTCGATCCGTTCTTCACCACCAAGAAACCGGACGAGGGCACGGGCATGGGCCTTGCGCTGGTGCACGGCATCGTCACCGCCCACGGCGGGGCCGTTGCGGTGCAGTCCACCGTGGGGGTGGGCACGGAGTTCGAGGTGCTGCTGCCCCTTGCCCCGCAGGCGGGGGAAGAGGCCGCCACGCGGGCGGATTCGGCCCACAGCGGCAGCGGCCTTGCGCTGGTGGTGGACGACGAGGCCCCGCTGGCCGCCATCATGGGGGCCATGCTGGAAAAGCTGGGCTACCGGGCGGTGGTGACTGCAAACCCGCAGGACGCGTTGGAACGCTTCCGGGCGGACCCGGCAAGCTGGCGGCTGGTGGTCACCGACCAGACCATGCCCGGCATGACCGGCACCGAACTGACCCGCCAGATGCGCGCCCTGCGCCCCGACCTGCCGGTGGTGCTGTGTTCCGGCTTCAGCGAGGGGCTGGGCCACGACGCGGCCATGGAGGCGGGCGTCAGCATGATGCTGGCCAAGCCCCTGCTGCGCGCCGACCTTGCCGCCGCCCTGTCCGAACTGGGGCTGGAGAACGGGAAGGGGTAA
- a CDS encoding type II secretion system F family protein, with translation MMLVIAVLSVIAMFVFVMGVLDLAYGRRRATAQRVGQRMENLLRAKNEQDRVDLERRRALSDVDWLHRMLAAQSWTKKMDLALEQAQVRATLGVLLLASVLGAASCFLVMHLLVNNLFLLVAPPLALGYAPFLWVQRKRNARMGRFQRQLPDALDLIARALKAGHAFNQGMRMVADEFADPIGPEFQKTLDEINFGIPADAALYNLTRRVDCPDLKFFVVSVNIQRETGGNLAEIVTNIARLIRERFKLAGRVRVLSAEGRLTAWILFVLPFGIGFIINLLNPDFMSALYATPEGNMLLTASLFQMAIGGIALKRMTTIRV, from the coding sequence ATGATGCTCGTCATCGCCGTACTCTCGGTCATCGCCATGTTCGTGTTCGTCATGGGCGTGCTGGACCTTGCCTACGGCCGCCGCCGCGCCACGGCGCAGCGCGTGGGACAGCGCATGGAAAACCTGCTGCGGGCCAAAAACGAACAGGACCGGGTGGACCTGGAACGCCGCCGCGCACTGTCCGACGTGGACTGGCTGCACCGGATGCTGGCCGCCCAGTCATGGACCAAGAAGATGGACCTCGCGCTGGAACAGGCGCAGGTGCGGGCCACCCTGGGCGTGCTGCTGCTGGCTTCCGTGCTGGGCGCGGCCTCGTGCTTCCTGGTCATGCACCTGCTGGTGAACAACCTGTTCCTGCTGGTGGCGCCGCCGCTGGCGCTGGGCTACGCGCCCTTCCTGTGGGTGCAGCGCAAGCGCAACGCCCGCATGGGCCGCTTCCAGCGCCAACTGCCCGACGCGCTGGACCTCATCGCCCGCGCGCTGAAGGCGGGGCACGCCTTCAATCAGGGCATGCGCATGGTGGCCGACGAATTTGCCGACCCCATCGGCCCGGAATTCCAGAAGACCCTGGACGAGATCAACTTCGGCATCCCGGCGGACGCGGCCCTGTACAACCTGACCCGCCGCGTGGACTGCCCGGACCTGAAGTTCTTCGTGGTGTCGGTGAACATCCAGCGCGAAACCGGCGGCAACCTTGCGGAAATCGTCACCAACATCGCCCGGTTGATCCGCGAGCGGTTCAAGCTGGCGGGCCGGGTGCGCGTGCTTTCGGCGGAAGGCCGCCTGACGGCGTGGATCCTGTTCGTGCTGCCCTTCGGCATCGGGTTCATCATCAACCTGCTGAACCCCGACTTCATGAGCGCCCTGTACGCCACGCCCGAAGGCAACATGCTGCTCACCGCGTCGCTGTTCCAGATGGCCATCGGCGGCATAGCGCTCAAGCGCATGACCACCATCCGAGTGTAG
- a CDS encoding CpaF family protein, translating into MAIQPDTARLDASDEADTAPIPRVPVNDATLFRAPRPESAPVSESATLAAPRADTPEAQPADAQATQAGQTGKSRPSARPAARPASAEQVCDVTTLTLHGDHYYEIRARLQDRLLEMMDLAAAESLPPDRLAAEISRLVEKLLREEFRQAPLNAQEQRQLVEDIRDEVMGLGPLEPLLRDPTVNDILVNNYRMVYVERRGKLIRVNTRFLDDDHLRKIIDRIVARIGRRVDEASPMVDARLADGSRVNAIIPPLALDGPSLSIRRFSKDPLELEDLIRFGALTPEMGEVLRGIVKARLNIIVSGGTGSGKTTMLNCLSRFVPHDERIVTIEDAAELQLKQDHVVRLETRPANIEGHGQVTARDLVKNCLRMRPDRIIVGEVRSGEVLDMLQAMNTGHDGSLTTIHANTPRDCLMRLETMVAMAGLNIGTLSLKRYIASAVDVIIQVSRLADGSRKMTSLSEITGMEGDAITMQDIFTFEQTGVDENGKVQGRFRSGGIRPRFAPRLAAMGIELGGALFDPGLSQ; encoded by the coding sequence ATGGCCATCCAGCCCGACACCGCACGCCTCGATGCGTCGGACGAGGCCGACACCGCGCCCATTCCGCGCGTGCCGGTCAACGACGCCACCCTGTTCCGCGCGCCGCGCCCCGAATCCGCACCGGTGTCCGAATCCGCAACGCTGGCCGCGCCCCGTGCCGACACCCCGGAAGCACAGCCCGCAGACGCACAGGCCACCCAAGCGGGCCAAACCGGAAAATCCCGTCCGTCGGCACGGCCCGCCGCCCGCCCCGCCAGCGCGGAGCAGGTGTGCGACGTGACCACCCTGACCCTGCACGGCGACCACTACTACGAAATCCGCGCCCGCCTGCAGGACCGCCTGCTGGAGATGATGGACCTGGCCGCCGCCGAATCGCTGCCGCCCGACAGGCTGGCCGCAGAAATTTCCCGCCTGGTGGAAAAGCTGCTGCGCGAGGAGTTCCGTCAGGCCCCCCTCAATGCGCAGGAACAGCGCCAGCTGGTGGAGGACATCCGCGACGAGGTCATGGGCCTTGGCCCGCTGGAACCGCTGCTGCGCGACCCCACGGTCAACGACATCCTCGTGAACAACTACCGCATGGTCTACGTGGAACGGCGCGGCAAGCTGATCCGGGTCAACACCCGCTTCCTGGACGACGACCACCTGCGCAAGATCATCGACCGCATCGTGGCCCGCATAGGCCGCCGCGTGGACGAGGCATCGCCCATGGTGGACGCCCGCCTCGCCGACGGTTCGCGCGTCAACGCCATCATCCCGCCGCTGGCGCTGGACGGCCCCAGCCTGTCCATCCGCCGCTTTTCCAAGGACCCGCTGGAACTGGAAGACCTGATCCGCTTCGGCGCGCTGACCCCGGAAATGGGCGAGGTGCTGCGCGGCATCGTCAAGGCGCGGCTGAACATCATCGTTTCCGGCGGCACCGGCTCGGGCAAGACCACCATGCTCAACTGCCTGTCGCGCTTCGTGCCGCACGACGAGCGCATCGTGACCATCGAGGACGCGGCGGAACTGCAACTGAAGCAGGACCATGTGGTGCGGCTGGAAACCCGGCCCGCCAACATCGAAGGCCACGGCCAGGTCACCGCGCGCGACCTGGTCAAGAACTGCCTGCGCATGCGGCCCGACCGCATCATCGTGGGCGAAGTGCGCAGCGGCGAGGTGCTGGACATGCTGCAGGCCATGAACACCGGCCACGACGGCTCGCTGACCACCATCCACGCCAACACCCCGCGCGACTGCCTGATGCGCCTGGAAACCATGGTGGCCATGGCCGGGCTGAACATCGGCACCCTGTCGCTGAAGCGGTACATCGCGTCCGCCGTGGACGTGATCATCCAGGTTTCGCGCCTGGCCGACGGCTCGCGCAAGATGACCAGCCTTTCGGAAATCACCGGCATGGAAGGCGACGCCATCACCATGCAGGACATCTTCACCTTCGAACAGACCGGCGTGGACGAGAACGGCAAGGTGCAGGGGCGGTTCCGCTCCGGCGGCATCCGACCCCGCTTCGCCCCGCGCCTGGCCGCCATGGGCATCGAGCTTGGCGGCGCACTGTTCGATCCCGGCTTGTCGCAGTAA